Genomic segment of Malus domestica chromosome 15, GDT2T_hap1:
AGTCACCATCTTTGTCCTCGTAAGTTAGAACATATTCTGAGCCATGAAGCAGATCTTTCAGCTTGCTTTCGCTAATCTCTCTGCCTGGAGCTCCATGAGATCCATATTGACCTGAAATCATACAACCATAGCAGTAACTAGATCCATGCAAAATGCAGAAACTTTCTAGTTAAACTCATAATTCAGCCAGCATAAATTAGATACATGAAAGAATAGACTAAGACATCTGTAAACATTGAATGTTTACAACTGCTCACCTATGGTAAAACAGCTGAACATCTTTTCAAGAGCAGAAGAAAGTTCCTGGTATGCAGAGTAATTTTTCAAATCTACTTTCCTCAAATAAGGTGCACCATCCAAGCTGACCTTGACAAACAGAGCACCAGGGTTCGATTTTCCATCTACTTCCTCAGTGTTTTTTGATGTAGTGGCCAATGAGTTCTTCCTAAATGATCTTATAGGTGGCCAACCCACAACCTGCGCCCTGACATATAAGGAAGCTGAGACTCCATTTTCATTGTGAAAGGCCAAAGTACAAATTTCTGCCAAATATATTTCAACGGTACGGCAATTTTCTCGAATCACTTACTTGGAAGCAGGTGCACTCCTAGTACTATTTCCGGTATGATTCGATCTGGTATCATTGACAGCATGAGGCCTCTCTTGTACTACCTTTGCTGGTGCCACCTCTTTTGTTTTGGGTGGTTGAGTCCCAAGGTTCTCAAGTGTAGAACCAGATTTCAGTCCCAAGTTTGGAGAAGGTCTGGGTGACAGCAACAGGTTTACCTCTGAATTAGCATATTTCCCCTGCATCACAAATCGGGTGATCGAAAAGCCAGAcataataaagaaataaataaacatatccAATTCTCTCTTCAAACAAACCAGTTGTTTTTACCTCTGAGAACTCATCCATAGCATCGGAGAAACCTCTCTTG
This window contains:
- the LOC103402028 gene encoding auxin-responsive protein IAA9-like isoform X3; this encodes MSPPLLGVGEEEGQSDVTFLSSSGSMESVCQNSSELKEQNYMGLSDCSSVGSSNVSTASDGSNSSLNLKATELRLGLPGSQSPKRDSDSRVITTQLDEKPLFPLHPLKDGHYSSSQKIVVSGNKRGFSDAMDEFSEGKYANSEVNLLLSPRPSPNLGLKSGSTLENLGTQPPKTKEVAPAKVVQERPHAVNDTRSNHTGNSTRSAPASKAQVVGWPPIRSFRKNSLATTSKNTEEVDGKSNPGALFVKVSLDGAPYLRKVDLKNYSAYQELSSALEKMFSCFTIGQYGSHGAPGREISESKLKDLLHGSEYVLTYEDKDGDWMLVGDVPWDS
- the LOC103402028 gene encoding auxin-responsive protein IAA8-like isoform X2, which produces MSPPLLGVGEEEGQSDVTFLSSSGSMESVCQNSSELKEQNYMGLSDCSSVGSSNVSTASDGSNSSLNLKATELRLGLPGSQSPKRDSDSRVITTQLDEKPLFPLHPLKDGHYSSSQKIVVSGNKRGFSDAMDEFSEGKYANSEVNLLLSPRPSPNLGLKSGSTLENLGTQPPKTKEVAPAKVVQERPHAVNDTRSNHTGNSTRSAPASKAQVVGWPPIRSFRKNSLATTSKNTEEVDGKSNPGALFVKVSLDGAPYLRKVDLKNYSAYQELSSALEKMFSCFTIGQYGSHGAPGREISESKLKDLLHGSEYVLTYEDKDGDWMLVGDVPWDMFTDTCKRLRIMKSSDAIGLAPRAMEKCRNRN
- the LOC103402028 gene encoding auxin-responsive protein IAA9-like isoform X1; the encoded protein is MSPPLLGVGEEEGQSDVTFLSSSGSMESVCQNSSELKEQNYMGLSDCSSVGSSNVSTASDGSNSSLNLKATELRLGLPGSQSPKRDSDSRVITTQLDEKPLFPLHPLKDGHYSSSQKIVVSGNKRGFSDAMDEFSEGKYANSEVNLLLSPRPSPNLGLKSGSTLENLGTQPPKTKEVAPAKVVQERPHAVNDTRSNHTGNSTRSAPASKAQVVGWPPIRSFRKNSLATTSKNTEEVDGKSNPGALFVKVSLDGAPYLRKVDLKNYSAYQELSSALEKMFSCFTIGQYGSHGAPGREISESKLKDLLHGSEYVLTYEDKDGDWMLVGDVPWDMFTDTCKRLRIMKSSDAIGLGAHTPRAMEKCRNRN